The archaeon CG10_big_fil_rev_8_21_14_0_10_43_11 genome includes a window with the following:
- a CDS encoding AsnC family transcriptional regulator, giving the protein MVKAYILATVKPGTESFVAEKLNRLKEVEDIDIVYGDYDIIFKVKTKTLEDLRSFTVETLRRIKHIQNTTTMITT; this is encoded by the coding sequence ATGGTAAAAGCATACATCCTTGCCACCGTTAAACCGGGAACAGAAAGTTTTGTTGCAGAAAAACTCAACCGACTCAAAGAAGTTGAAGATATAGACATTGTGTATGGGGACTATGACATCATCTTCAAAGTGAAGACAAAAACCCTAGAAGACTTGCGCTCATTTACTGTTGAAACGCTCAGGCGCATCAAACACATCCAGAACACGACAACGATGATAACAACATAA
- the rpl10e gene encoding 50S ribosomal protein L16 (located in the peptidyl transferase center and may be involved in peptidyl transferase activity; similar to bacterial L16), which translates to MARLRSGSCYRTIKRPFTRKSKYRAKSFVRGVPNSKIVKFELGNTKAKFSHSVHLVSNDSMQVRHNALESARLAVNRYLTKYVGKDNYHLIIRVFPHHVLRENKLLAGAGADRFQSGMKNPYGKPTGIAAQVRKGQEVITVRLNEQHVQKAREGLIRASKKMPITARCSVAQNNN; encoded by the coding sequence ATGGCACGACTTAGAAGCGGAAGCTGTTATCGAACAATCAAACGCCCGTTTACGCGTAAATCAAAGTATCGCGCGAAATCCTTTGTTCGCGGCGTGCCGAACTCAAAAATCGTGAAATTCGAGCTTGGAAACACTAAAGCAAAATTCTCGCACTCAGTGCATCTTGTCTCAAATGATTCAATGCAAGTTCGACACAACGCTCTTGAATCAGCACGACTTGCAGTCAACAGATATCTCACAAAATATGTGGGCAAAGACAACTACCACTTGATTATCCGCGTCTTTCCACACCACGTGCTTCGCGAGAACAAACTCTTAGCAGGGGCCGGAGCAGACCGATTCCAGTCAGGAATGAAAAACCCGTATGGAAAACCAACCGGCATTGCAGCGCAAGTACGCAAAGGCCAAGAAGTCATCACGGTTCGCCTCAACGAACAACACGTGCAAAAAGCGCGTGAAGGACTTATCCGCGCATCAAAAAAGATGCCCATTACTGCGCGCTGTTCAGTTGCGCAAAATAATAACTAA